A stretch of DNA from Acanthopagrus latus isolate v.2019 chromosome 7, fAcaLat1.1, whole genome shotgun sequence:
CTACTTCTTCTTTACTTCGTGAAGATTAAAGCGCGCATTGCCGCCACCAAGAGGTGGTCATGGGAAGTGCATCACTAAGACCCTGCTGAAGAAGTTCCAAAcgctggacacaaacagcaaaagTAACATTCACTAAGTGAAGTCTCTGTAGGAACACATAACATGCCCATAGTCAAGCTACATTTCCTGAGTGCTATGATTTTCATATGCCATCTAAATGGTTCGCTGTGTATGTGGTCTACACATTAGCTACTGTAAGTCTATTCAGTATGTCACTGTCCTCCTTGGTACTTGGTTAATTACAGACTGGACTAAAACTTTATGCCTACACAAGATCAGACAAGACAAAGAATTCATCTCTTGTAACGCACATGTTGCAGGTCAAATAATCATATATGTTGGGACTACATCTATAAGAATTCTGCAAAGCAGCAGCTTTTCAACAACAGCCGCAAATATTTTATGATGAAGCAACACGTTTAGACCTCAAGGGTGATTCTGTGGTGGGAACATATCACTGAACATAACTTTTGGTTAATGAATTTGGTGCTACTGGTCCATAGCAATACAatgcatctaaaaaaaaaaaaaggatgcgtTACAACATACAGTCAGGTCCATAAATACTGAGACGTCGACACAATTCTCTTCTTTTTGGTTCTATACACCACTACAatggatttgaaatgaaatgaacaagATGTGCTTTAACTTCAgactttcagctttaatttgaggGTATTTAAATCCAAGTCAGGTGAACGGTGTAGAACTTACAACAGTTTCTATATGTGCCTCCTTACTTTTTAGGGGACCAAAAGTAATGGGACGATTGACTCAAAAGCTATTTCATGGACAGGTGTGGGCTATTCCCTTGTTATTACATCATCAATTAAGCAGGTAAAAGGTCTGGAGTTTCTTCCAGGTGTGACATTCGCATTTGGAATCTGTTGCTGTTACCTCTAAAGATGAGATCCAAGGAGCTGTCACTGTCAATGAGGCAAGCCACTATTAGGCTGAACAATCATAACAAACCCGTCAGAGAAATAGCAAAAACATTAGGTGTGGCCTGACTGTTTGGAACAttcttaaaaagaaagaatgcaCCAGTGAGCTCAGCAACACCAAAAGACCTGGAAGACCACGGAAAACAACTGTGGTGGACGACAGAAGAATTCTTTCCCTGGTGAAGAAAAACCCCTTCACAACAGTTGGTCAGATCAACAACACTCTCCAGGAggcgggtgtgtgtgtttcaaagtCAGCAATCAAAAGGAGACTTCACCAGAGTGAATACAGAGGGTTCACCACAACATGTAAACCATTGGTGAGCCTCAAAAACAGGAAGACCAGATTAGAGTTTGCCAAACAACACCTGAAAACAGCCTTTACAGTTCTGGAAGAACATCCTATGGACACATGAGACCAAGATCAACTTGTACCACAGTGATGGGAAGAGAAGAGTGTGGAGAAGGAAAGGAACTGCTCATCATCCAAAACATACCACCTCATCagtgaagcatggtggtggtAGAGTCATGGCGTGGGCATGTATGGCTGCCAGTGGAACTGGTTCCCTTGTATTTACTGATGACGTAACTGCTGACAAAAGCAACAGGATGAATTCTGAAGTGTTTCGAGGAATTTTATCTGCTCATATTCAGCCAAATGCTTCAGAACTCATTGGACAGCGCTTTACAGTGCAGATGGACAATGATCCAAAGCATACTGCAAAAGCAACCAAAGAGTTTATTTAAGGCCAGAAAGTGGAATGTTATGCAATGGCCAAGTCAATCACCTGACCTGAATCAAACTGAGCATGCTGAAGACCAAACTGAAGGGAAAATGGCCCAAGAACAAGCAGGAGCTGAAGACCGCTGCAGTAGCAGAGCATCACCAGGGATGAAAactaaaactatttttttaaatacatgcttaattttaaagcaaattaattgattaattaatttttattaGATCTTTGTAAGAACAATCTCAGAAATCTTAGGGCAGGCCATCTCAGTCCTGCACACTCCACTTTGGGCAGACCTATTTCAGAGCTTTGACTGAACAGTGGCTGCTGCGGCTTCAAGTGATAGTTTTTCAATTGAAAAAGGTCAGTAATGTCTGCTACACAGCAATATCCATCTTTAGCTACAGTTCATAACAGATAAAGTAAGACGGTAGCAGCAAAATGCCTGTATGCTCAAAACTGACTAAGATTCTATTTGAACACCTCTGCCAAAGAGGTTATGTTATTCACCAGCAtccttttctttgttggtttgtcagcaggattacacaaaaactatttaaaagACTTTCACAAGACTTAAATGGAGAACGGGTCTCAGCCCAGACAGACCCCAATAACGTTAGTacagatctggataaagggacagattaCATTCTGGCATTTTCTCAGAGAATGATGCATAGATCTGGATGAAATAAAGGAGGTATATTTAGGTGGCtagtatctatgagtgagtgcaatttgatgcagatcctcataaaaatctggatctagcagattgaaatgttttcatagaGGGTAGTCTATACCTTATGAAACCAACTGATACCAGCAATGTGCAGCTGAAATAACGGGAACACAGAGAGGTACCAACATGGACAAGTCTAGTGCAAGTCAAACATAGCAAACATTTTCAGCTCTATATGATTAAACTATTGTGTCATCTCATGACCGGTGCAATCACCCCAGTCTGCTAGATGCGTTAACAATATAGGTGATATCACAATCAAAATAACACACTTTTGTTTCAGTCTATTAAAAAATCACAACGATCCTTCACCCAATcagttttattgattatttatttttttgttcaatatACAATCAGTAACATTGTTGAGTGTTGTATGATTAAAAAGTTTTACTTTTGTGCACATATATAATTTAATgataaacaaatctttttttgttgtttacaaATGCACATATTGCCAGTTCATAGTCCAGCTAGCCCAGTTACTTCAGTTCTTTTTAAATATGCTATTAAATACTAATATACAAAAGGAGGCAAAACCAAATGTAGGAGTACTAACCACAAGAATCACAAGGGTCCTTCTAATGACAGGAGGCTTTTCAGTTTCTGCTTTAAACTGAAGCACTTGTCAAAAAAGGGTTTCTCTACTGGAGGTAGAGCATCACACTTTCTGTTCAGCCTTCTGCTTTACACACTATGGAGAATATTTTATATAGGCCattcaaaacaaagaataatGGTAGAtaatgcagagaaaacaaacaagctggaGAATTTTAAGATGCCCCCCTGACTTTGTCCAGAGGCCTGTACTACAAAGCCTGATTTGTGGTTAACTCTGGGTTAGCAGGGTCAAAGCAGTGGTTCACTTCGAACCTGTGACGTTCACCATGGTAACTTATGCTGCACACCTAACTAGAGGCCTGTACTATGAAGCCATCTCAACATACCAAGGAACTATCTTTTAGATATCTGGCTTCACTAACCCCAACAACTGCAACCTTGCTAAGCAGTTGCAGCTCTATACCTCTTCCGTACAAAATGGTTATGCATGGAAGAGGATTATTTGCAATTCTGCATCCAAAGACATGAATGACACAAATCTGAATTTTCTcacaattctgagtttaaagtcagaactcaaCAGTCAGTTTGTAGTCCTAATACTGTTCTGTAGCTATCAAGCTGTTTTTTCAGGTTTTCCACATTAAGCCATGAGCGCGCTCTGATGAAAGGAGATGTGTCTGCAGCACGTGACCAATATGCTGAGTCGTCAAAGTATATGTCCCTGTCATGTGACCGCTGAGTGTGATTGTGGTGGTTAGTGAAGCctgaaacatttacatgaaCTGAGAATATGTTATGATTTGGATTCATTGTCTAGGAAGTGTATTTCTTAGGATTTATGAACACACAAGACCAAACTTGACAAATGATTTCCCTTTCACTCCAAAGTGCTGTAGCCATTCATACACAGTGCTACACTAATTCAAACTGTGTTAGCATTGTCATAACTCGaactaacacacaaacaaaatgaatgttatGGTCCCACATTAGCATTCTCTTGATGACTGATTTGTGTCTTGTCTTAGATTTAGGgtttctatgtttttattttaaccttaGCTCTACAGAGCGTGCCAATTAACAACATCCATCAATTGATGATTTCATTCAAATATCCCTCAGCCCTATGACTGGCTTTAAATTCAACATGTTTAATGACACAATGTAGACACATCGAGAGCAcgaaagaaaatataaatcaagGCTATTGATTCAAACAAGTGAGGCACTTCTCTGCTAATACGTAGAATATTTTTGCCATCGGCCTTGTCAAGGCGCATCACTTCCTATTCCACTTAAGCAAAGAGGCTTGGGAAAGCTGCAATACCCAAAGTGCTAAAATGATACTTAATGAACCACAACagaattaaataatgaatagTACTAATGACTACTGTTGTAATTTGAATGAGTCCAGCACATACAGTTTATCAACAGAATGGTATTTGTACAATGCAGATTAACACCAAAATCATCTTTACAGTACAGCATCTGTTTATCTTCATAATGTGTAACATGATTGATGACacttccagtgatgtcatcaataCAAAAATAATAGAGACCCCCGTACCAATGATCAGGTAGGAGACTTCTTCATGACATATCCTCATCTGTTCATCGGGAGTCAGCCTGACAGTAAAATATTAGCCGTCATcaactgtgattggctgaatcACATTGAAagttgtaaaaaacaaataaataaataaaaacaagagacaaaatCATTTCCCTGTGTCTGTTGAAGAATTATTTAGTTAACATGTCAGTGATACATCCTCATTGCACAGACCCTTTTATACCGGTAGTTTGAATGTAGCGTCAAACCTCTATCACCTTACCTATACTGCACTGGGGGAACAATAAAATCATGTAACCACTTTTTCACAATAGCAGTAAGCCAACTGCAGACACATAATCATTAAGTGTTACAGAATAAGAAGGTTATTAAGGTAAAGGCAACAAGAtgacaggataaaaaaaaaaaaataataaaaataaaaataaaaaacatggtTCATTTTGGCCCATCAACAGCTcaaaaggtgtaatttgtaagaaatggccagaatttgagGGTAGCtccaaaacaatacaatacaatacaatacactgTGTtgtagctatctttggctgtagcAACTAGCTGCAGTTGGCAcatagctcagttagcagtggaGCTACTAAAGTGGCCATATTTTCTGACAggagtcgggggggggggggagagaatcACCACAGACAACAGAGCTCAGCTCTGCTGGTCTCAGCTGCCTCCCAGTGAACAGGCctggacaccagactgggactgaacgTAGTTTCTGAGACCGATGGTTTGAAGACtgggatacagtacagaggtgatttacaatGGCTCTGACCAGGAATATGACTACAGGGACGAGAAGACATGGCAGACAGGTACAGGAGAGGCAAGAAGAAGCAAAAAAGGCTTGTAGAGTCAGAATATTTCCAAATCTTACTCtaattgaggatttatttccaccaaaccagaggtgattgtggaaacacaaagcaagactgttggtgagttttattttgttgatgttgcatttgaacaaagtgtgttttatgatgaattAACAAGCCAATTAAGCTTGTCTTAGTTCAGTAAAAGAGATAAACTTAAATTCAGGTTtcctgttgtatttttctgattaataCGAAAAATAGATGTATAAATATTCCTTTATTGACTTtctgtgagtttattttgttgacttgtTAGACTATGGTAGCAAACTAGCCACTGCATATATCTCCCAGGTGAAACTACGGGGGCTATCAGACTATCGCCTCCTGAGATACAAACTGATATTACTACACaggggctaactggttagcatggtATCTTATGGAGACATGTGTGCAACTCAGTACAAAAACATCTATGACATGATTTCAAtactgctgtttcttcacactgtATTCATGATAGTTCGTTTTCAGAGTATTTCtaactaaaattctggccatattgtACATATTAACCCTTTAATTCAATCTGTATGAAACAGTGCCATATCTATAATTCACTCTGTGTTCTGTCCGAACACCCTGGCAAAAGTTTTTAAGCACAACAGTATGTAAATTTATGGTGGATTTACACTTTAAGGTTAATGGAGACAGAACAGGTCTGTGCTGAGTCAAACTGAGTGGAGGCAGGCCGGCAGATGTAATCGAATAATGACGTGTGCTGGCTTCGTTTCATTTCCAAATGCTGCCATCAGTTTGGTTTGTTACAGACCAAGATGAAGAACAAGACTATCGATACTTCCTCATGTTTCCAACCTATGTAACTCGAGTGCTTTAGTTAAGACACATTTGTGGCTTACAGGACATTACTTGAGCTGGagcttgtaaacaaatttaATAAAGGGGCAACAAAGGCTAAATGCACCAAGTGACTTCAATTTTGTTGCCTCaggcaaaaataacaaaacaaaaaacctcctGAATCACAGGGTTTAACATTTCACTCATCAGAAATTACTGAGGATAAGATGAGAAATAAAGCCATTTCATCACCTATTTAAGGacagacaaaaaatgtttaactttaaaggttgatgaaaaaaattaaatattacaaTGACAGGCATAATGTATTCAAGCATACACAGaatgatattattattaacagCCCAGTTCAATGTGGGAGGCCATCTAAAAAAGACTGACACCTCCAGTGGGCCAAAGTCTACTGAGGAGTTCACTGAGGATTGGAAGCCAGTGATGCAAGATGGAATCAGGAGGTGGGAGAGAGGGAAATTTGAGTTGATGGAGAGGGAATGGTAGATGCAAGGTTATAGGTTGAGTATCGAGATGATGACTGAGGTGATGCTAAAGGGCTGTAATTGGGCCTGGCAGGGATGGTTGAAGAAGGAGAGGGTTGAACAGCAGTAGCTGTTGTCGGGGAGTCCGAGCTAACCTCATCTCCCTCTTCTGAATCCCATACTTCACTCTGCAAGTAGTCTGCAAATAAGGCCTTGGCTCGCTGCAGCACCCTGCTCAGATTGTGGCGCCGCACAAGGCGATCAAAGTGCATGGCTAGCTCATTGTAATCTAAGCTGTTCTTGATGATGTGGTCTCGGTGCTCCAGCAGGATTGACAAGCACAAGAACAGCATGAAGGGATTGCCTTTGCCGAACTCTTGAGGAGGTGGCAGGGAACACGGTTTGATGCTGGTGGTCTCAGCCTTGGAAGAGCTGGGCGTGTTGTTTCCAGGGGAAGGGAGATTGTTGGAGGATGATCTGCTGACAGACTGTGAGTGGGCCCTTCCAAAAGACAAAATGGGAGAGGACAGCAGGGATCGACTCTGAGTGTGGCAAGGAGACGAACCAGATGTTTTTACGGTGGGGGTCGTGGGTGAGTTGATTTCTGTACTGCTGAGCACCTGGGCAGAGGAGGTCAATACCTTTGGAACAGTTCTTGAAAAGGCCTCTCTTCCACTGGTTGTGGATGGGGATTTAGGAGAAGAGTCTGGAGAAGCACCTGGCCAACTAGAGGGCGAAGCTGAAGATGTGGGAGAGACAGATGACTCTGTTTTCCAGATTGGGAGGCCACTAGGaacaagaggagaggatgacatTGGAGACAAACCATTGTCAAAGTTTTGTATGAGAGGTGTTCTCTCTCCTGGATCATCCTCACTGTCAACTGTGGACTGTCGTGTTGGGATGCTTGTTAATGACTTTGAAGCCATGAAGCCCTGTGGCTGCTCAGCATCCTCCATATCAAAACTATCTCCATTTCGGGCAGAATAATATTTAAACTCTCCAAAACTAGTTTGCCTCTCAAAAGGAGGAGCTAGCAAATCTGCCGTTTCCAGGGTCACTTGAGGAACAGCAGAATCACTTCcctcatttccatttccagtGCCTCCATCCTTTTCTTCTATGGCAACATTGCTGCTCATATGTGATTCTTCTCTTGAAGGCCTCAGCATATGTCGCCTacgctgcttttctttttgttccttgTCATCTCTGAGGCAATTCTCAACTGTCTCGTCCTTGTCTCTGCAGGACAGTGTTTCACTGGTCTCAAGTGGTGGTCCCAGAAGCTCCACTTCTGTTTCAGGAGGATCTGGGGGCAGGGAGCTCCAGGTAACCTCCAACATCCTCAAAGCATCATCAAATGCAAATTCTCGCTTGAGCTCCAGAAGCAGCCAGCGGTAACAGAAGAAGAGGTCGTCAGCTCCCCGGGACACTAGGTAAGAATAAAATTCAGGATCCGAGTACTGCAGAAGCAACTTTAGATGCTGGAACTTGATAGACATGAGCTGCCCATCTGGCCTGAAGTTCCCCTCCAAACGCTTCATGATGCCACAAAAGCAAATGAAGGCATGTGCTTCATTGTCCATTACTGCAAGTATAGGGGAAGCGATATCACTCATGCCTTGACAGTACgatatctgaaaaacaaaacatccacagTGACATGTTAGAGAAGTCTACAGTTTACAAGGAAGAATAGAATTCTaaatcatgtcatgatataaGCATggtttaattaataaaaaactttcctcatttcctcattAGCCCTTTTCAGGTAGAAATTCAGCAAAAGCGCAGCAATGAAGGAGCGCCTCTACACCGcctttgttttgtcacactgaTCCAAGCAGCTGTGTTGTTGAACCATCATCATGTTGagatttgctgtgttttcacccactaagttaaaggcagaatgaAACTGCGCATCCATTCTGCCGCTGTAACTTCTATAGATACAGTGAGGCGGAATAATGGCACAATATTCCTGCACTGAAAACGCAGTGTGAAACTGATTTTTCTGCATATATTCTGATTTACTTCCTCTTGTGCTTGAGAATGCTTGTATGTTtgaaaccaaacaacaaacccCTACTGGTACATAGGTATAATCAAGGGCAAACCTATTCCTAAGTTACAGATACACAAACCCACTGTCAACACGATCATATTGACTAGAATGTAAAGTATTGTGACTGACTGTTTTTCTACTAATTTCCCTTGTACAGCACCACTGAGAACGTTGAACTAAGACAAGTTTCTCACTACAGGAGTTTTTAAAATCCAAAATTGGGCTGTATCACACACAGCGAGAATTTTAACAGGCGTtctctctagcttcaaacataCAAACTACAAGACTTGAAAATGATGGCACTACACACACTTGGgcaagacacagagagagttcTTTCATTGAAAattgtattttgaaatgcagaaaGTTCACACATTCCACTGTGACATGTCACATGTTATAaacataagaaaataaataacgATTTGGCTAGAACAAAAATAACTTGCTGTCACCAAAGAGAAGTAGCCACCCAGGCTGGCAGCCGGCAGCTAGGTTGCCATGACATCAACATTatgtaaacacaaaaatgatgcACTGCATATTTTGGCACCATGTGTCTATGTTATCCACAATATATTTCTATAACTATTACTACTATTAACAACTAGCTGCTTGTTGCTCATTGGTGCTAACTGTGCCAGGAGTTGGCAGCGGGTGTTTCATCTTACTATGGTTATAGATAActtgttcttgttgttcttcAGTACGACTGTAAACAAATTCTTTGCTTCATTGCTGACATCTTCAGTGAAGCACTTCTATCTATGTTTAGCTGCACATCAGCAGCTTCCGCTGCAGTAGCTGCCATTCTGTCCATGACTAGCTGACTGCAGCCTACAGTGCCAACTAGTGGCTATAGTAGTCAATTAGCACAAACTACAGGATCTAATAAAATCATTGTGTTACAGGGAGCAAAACAGAACCTCCCATGTTCTCATGGCGaggcagatgtaaacaaaatggagactGTGGTGCAAAAGCTTGCAGTAGTACTGTGAACACTTTGCGGTgagagaaaggcagaaaaaacaagtctggatttgaaaatgttttgggaCACAGTATACACAGGTCGTGTCTTCTTTAGCAAGAAGTGAAGGTGagattttttaaagtttatctTTCAACAGTAACTGACCATCCACACGGACTGAATGTAAACCACTGCCTGCTCTTGGTTATCTCTTTTATTTGCTATTGATATTAAATCTTAGACATTTATCATGTTTGATATCACCAGGGGGCTCCAGATGAGTCTGTGCCCAGATTGGGAGGTTTACGACTTGATCTGTCCACCCCTCACATTACAAGCTCCCAGACCAGACTTCTCCTCTGACCTCTATTGGGAGGGGCAAATTGGGCTAAAATCGCTGAAACTCCTGTAGTGTGATCTAATGTAAAGGATCCAGAGAATCTGttgagtgaaaatctgatattgtgacagccCTAGTAGACATGCAGGTAGCATCACAGGTACATGCCAACTGACTGAACATCTCTACAAACCTGTGGATGTGTGATGGCAAATGTAGTAAGCAGGTCTGTGAGGGCAGTCAAATGTGGACTATCTTCTGAACCTGCGTAGTAGGGATGAGCCCGGTCCGTCCTCAGGACATCTTTGAGGACATTACCTCGAATAAATTCAAGGTCCTCGAGGCTGACCCGTGCTGTCCACTCTCTCTTCAGCTGGTCATACTCCCTTGTCTTCCTCTTCATGTAGTCCATTCTTTCTTGTCCACTCAGTCCATCAGGGTAGACGTTCAGGAGGTATCTCCAAACAACCTAATAAAACATCACGCAATACTCAAGTTAATCCTCAATTGATGGCAGCCATAAAAGTACACACATTATACAGTCAACCCTGTTTATTTGGGAGTGAGCAGAGCATGGGACTGGGATGGAATTAAACACAGGTGCACCTTGCGCAGTGATGGCTCCACACCACCATGGTAGATACGCAGTCTGAGCTCCTCAGGTCGTGTTAACTGGCCCTGTCCGTTGAGGTAACTGTGAAACTCAGCGTCACTCAGAGGGGGTTTGAAAGGCTTGATCTCCTCCCCATACGACCAACTGAAGGCCTGCTGGACTCTGGAGAGGGTTCGGCCCACctgaacacaaatgaaacaagAGCGTTAGCAAGCTGTGTCAGTGACTCAcaaagtagaagaagaaaggaagattGCAAAAGCTGAATGAACCTGGGACAGTAGAGACTGGGTGAAGGGAAGAGCTGCAGATGCCAAAGACCTAGTCCTCTCTGCCAGAAGCTGCTCAGAGCCAATCACATCTTTGGGGCTTATGATGTCCCAGTCCTCCATAACAGGAcctgcagtgaaacaaaaagcaggaGACTGAACAATCGTATATCTCAGGTCTACTTCCTTTTTTACTTTGGACTTACAGCCGCCCTCCAGTCAGTGTTTCTCCCTGTCTGATTGTCACTGTTCTTTCTCAAAAACAGAACGAGGTTGTGGTTAAAAGCCAGCAGCTATTACAATCACAACCAAACTGCCATTCTAGTAAGATCAGCCTCACTAGCTTGGGGTCATTCCATGCCAACTCAGCCAAAATCCAGATCTTTTCCCAATTCATGACATGGACTTTCTCAAAGAAATTCATGTTAAAACTTCCATTTAATTCATGAAGACTCgcaaaaaacaactgagataCTCCAAATACTCCAGAAATAATAAGATACAAGTTTTTTAAGGTTGGACCTGTGAGCTAAATTGAGGCAATTTTGTGATTCCTTGATTGTATATTATTTAGTTtagattgttttattgtttagaatacacatacacagaaacactaAAAGGTTGAATGCTGAAATGTAGCTCAGAGGGCcaaatttcaaatttcaaacaacaaacagtaaagCTATAGGATTTCCCATGGATTTAATAGAAGTTTGAAAATGTGACCTAAACTGTATATTTATTGCCACTAGACAACGTCTCTGCTAACCTGTCCCCTCTGCTC
This window harbors:
- the tbc1d25 gene encoding TBC1 domain family member 25; this translates as MAGEEERGVVRVKVKKCDGVLPVEFRSFAVDPQITSLEVLQHILIRAFDLNGKKNFGISYLSRDRSGAEIYMSLVSDWDLDVAFVSAAKPFLQLKMDIKPSEDSPVMEDWDIISPKDVIGSEQLLAERTRSLASAALPFTQSLLSQVGRTLSRVQQAFSWSYGEEIKPFKPPLSDAEFHSYLNGQGQLTRPEELRLRIYHGGVEPSLRKVVWRYLLNVYPDGLSGQERMDYMKRKTREYDQLKREWTARVSLEDLEFIRGNVLKDVLRTDRAHPYYAGSEDSPHLTALTDLLTTFAITHPQISYCQGMSDIASPILAVMDNEAHAFICFCGIMKRLEGNFRPDGQLMSIKFQHLKLLLQYSDPEFYSYLVSRGADDLFFCYRWLLLELKREFAFDDALRMLEVTWSSLPPDPPETEVELLGPPLETSETLSCRDKDETVENCLRDDKEQKEKQRRRHMLRPSREESHMSSNVAIEEKDGGTGNGNEGSDSAVPQVTLETADLLAPPFERQTSFGEFKYYSARNGDSFDMEDAEQPQGFMASKSLTSIPTRQSTVDSEDDPGERTPLIQNFDNGLSPMSSSPLVPSGLPIWKTESSVSPTSSASPSSWPGASPDSSPKSPSTTSGREAFSRTVPKVLTSSAQVLSSTEINSPTTPTVKTSGSSPCHTQSRSLLSSPILSFGRAHSQSVSRSSSNNLPSPGNNTPSSSKAETTSIKPCSLPPPQEFGKGNPFMLFLCLSILLEHRDHIIKNSLDYNELAMHFDRLVRRHNLSRVLQRAKALFADYLQSEVWDSEEGDEVSSDSPTTATAVQPSPSSTIPARPNYSPLASPQSSSRYSTYNLASTIPSPSTQISLSPTS